A genomic window from Sulfurospirillum diekertiae includes:
- a CDS encoding substrate-binding periplasmic protein has protein sequence MAHVFWIFLIALTSTSTLNADVLSTIFETKKIRVCIWPEYYGISYVNPRTQELTGIDIDLAKEFAKDLGVSVEFKSSSFATLIQDINTHYCDIAMFAIGHTEERKKYLTLTTPHLASDVYAIAAKSNRRIQTWDDIDKEGVVVAVAKGTYHVKLMQDYLKNAKLLIVDSLHAREQEVEAGRADVFMSDYPFGIYMLEEQEWAKLIKPTKPFHITPYGWAIAQNEPSFEHRVEAFIKAIKQDGRLLSASKRHHLEPIVVSE, from the coding sequence ATGGCACATGTATTTTGGATCTTTTTGATAGCTTTAACATCAACGTCCACACTCAACGCAGATGTGCTCTCCACAATTTTTGAAACAAAAAAAATACGTGTTTGCATTTGGCCAGAGTATTATGGCATCTCTTATGTCAATCCGCGAACACAAGAGCTTACAGGCATTGATATTGATTTAGCAAAAGAGTTTGCCAAAGATTTGGGTGTCAGTGTAGAGTTTAAATCCAGCTCATTTGCGACACTCATTCAAGATATTAATACACATTATTGCGATATAGCCATGTTTGCCATTGGCCATACGGAAGAACGAAAAAAATACCTTACCCTGACAACACCTCATCTTGCAAGTGATGTCTATGCGATTGCCGCCAAAAGTAATCGCCGTATTCAAACATGGGATGACATCGATAAAGAAGGTGTTGTCGTTGCGGTTGCTAAGGGAACGTATCATGTGAAACTCATGCAAGATTACCTCAAAAATGCCAAACTGCTGATTGTCGATTCTCTTCATGCAAGAGAACAAGAGGTTGAAGCAGGACGTGCTGATGTTTTTATGAGTGACTACCCTTTTGGTATTTATATGCTTGAAGAACAAGAGTGGGCAAAGCTAATCAAACCGACTAAACCATTTCACATCACCCCTTATGGTTGGGCAATAGCACAAAATGAGCCTTCCTTTGAGCACAGAGTTGAAGCCTTTATTAAGGCTATCAAACAGGATGGTAGGCTATTAAGTGCTTCAAAGCGCCACCATTTAGAACCTATTGTCGTGTCCGAGTAA
- a CDS encoding energy-coupling factor ABC transporter ATP-binding protein, translating into MNTVMYELKNLRTLYGEKPVLDIQALQVNEGEILGLVGSNGSGKSTLLRHLAFLEAAQSGTLRYRGFDASSIPLHVKREIGILLPEPYLLKRSVRENLLFGLKIRGTLENASERMNEALELVGLLPKKFLHRAWHELSSGETQRVALASRLVLHPKMLLLDEPTNSLDYSGVPQFTDAILHANQAWGTTIVIASHDLLWLGEIATRKVGLHFGRLMDFSTTNLIVGKWRESGDERFFDFDETQSMSLPKSYRIGEKRGVAINPRDISVSIEPFTCKDDTVCLSGVIRDVLHVTKTNEISLKIVIGNHALECVESFEYFKRYHFYPSQNVYVSFAKSAIKVPSKEA; encoded by the coding sequence ATGAATACAGTAATGTATGAACTTAAAAATTTACGAACGCTGTATGGTGAAAAGCCTGTTTTGGATATTCAAGCTCTGCAAGTCAATGAGGGCGAAATTTTAGGACTCGTAGGTTCAAATGGGAGTGGCAAAAGTACGCTTCTGCGCCACCTCGCTTTCTTGGAAGCTGCACAGAGTGGCACGCTGCGTTATCGTGGTTTTGATGCGAGCAGCATCCCTTTACATGTAAAACGCGAAATTGGCATTTTATTGCCTGAACCATACCTGCTTAAACGCAGTGTGCGGGAGAATCTTCTCTTTGGGCTCAAGATCAGAGGAACCCTTGAAAATGCGTCAGAACGGATGAACGAAGCGCTAGAGTTGGTTGGCCTTCTGCCTAAAAAGTTCTTACATAGGGCATGGCATGAACTCTCCAGCGGAGAGACTCAACGTGTGGCGCTGGCTTCCAGACTCGTCCTTCATCCAAAGATGCTTCTCCTTGATGAACCAACCAATAGTCTTGATTACAGCGGTGTTCCTCAATTTACCGATGCTATTTTACATGCTAATCAAGCGTGGGGAACCACCATTGTCATTGCCAGTCATGATCTTTTGTGGCTGGGTGAAATTGCCACGCGCAAAGTCGGGCTTCACTTTGGGCGTTTGATGGATTTTTCAACGACGAATCTCATCGTTGGCAAATGGCGTGAAAGCGGTGATGAACGCTTTTTTGATTTTGATGAAACCCAAAGTATGTCGCTTCCTAAAAGCTATCGTATCGGCGAAAAACGAGGTGTGGCGATTAACCCACGTGATATTTCAGTTTCGATTGAACCTTTTACATGTAAAGACGATACGGTCTGTTTGAGCGGCGTCATACGCGATGTGTTGCATGTCACCAAAACCAATGAGATTTCACTCAAAATTGTCATCGGCAATCATGCCCTAGAGTGCGTGGAAAGCTTTGAATACTTTAAGCGCTACCACTTTTACCCTTCTCAAAATGTGTATGTGAGTTTTGCCAAATCAGCGATTAAAGTGCCGTCTAAGGAGGCGTAG
- a CDS encoding type II toxin-antitoxin system PemK/MazF family toxin produces the protein MTILQSEIWMVEFYPKVGSEIAKLRPAVVVSSNEIGRLPLKTIVPITEWSAQYAHYPWMVKLEATGLNGLSKTSAVDCFQIKNFSHERFSEKLGMVDAKTMELIHATIVKTLNPLYALNT, from the coding sequence ATGACTATCCTTCAAAGTGAGATATGGATGGTGGAGTTTTATCCCAAAGTGGGCAGCGAGATCGCCAAACTTCGCCCTGCTGTCGTGGTTAGTTCCAACGAGATCGGCAGGCTTCCACTTAAAACCATTGTGCCGATTACCGAGTGGTCAGCACAGTACGCTCACTATCCGTGGATGGTGAAACTTGAAGCAACTGGGCTCAATGGACTCTCTAAAACTTCCGCCGTTGACTGTTTTCAAATCAAAAACTTTTCGCATGAGCGTTTTAGTGAAAAATTGGGCATGGTCGATGCCAAAACGATGGAGTTGATTCACGCGACCATTGTGAAAACACTCAACCCTTTGTATGCACTCAACACTTAA
- a CDS encoding Ppx/GppA phosphatase family protein has protein sequence MSFKKNFFLRLFLCIFLCHAALFGEQYGAIEIGGKGVKAYVIEIDNTLTKINYRNALNTAPQSGITEHHLMTPEMIQHVSSDIAILQNMLLHDQNISEQNIFIIASSAIYKIKNRPALETKVKKMTHHSLYFINEKEESTFAFYGSVPKAQWLSASMIDIGGGNTKVAWMDAQNIIDFFEIPLGTVSLTQQADLRDTNTSFEEKCVSVIQNELSTLQKTHTKEALYASGGIFWATAYLKTNGHLESFVRLEKADFEKVVALFSHEERKECSEANAQCFLLGYYGAKNLVAGALLAKETIDTMQFFDQKVYFAKDGAWVIGWLLVHTQ, from the coding sequence TTGTCCTTTAAAAAGAATTTTTTCTTACGTCTTTTTCTCTGCATTTTTTTATGCCACGCTGCCCTCTTTGGAGAGCAGTATGGCGCCATCGAAATAGGAGGAAAAGGCGTTAAAGCCTATGTTATAGAGATAGATAACACTCTTACCAAGATCAATTATCGAAATGCTCTTAACACCGCTCCACAAAGTGGTATAACAGAGCATCACTTAATGACACCAGAGATGATACAACATGTCAGCTCTGACATTGCAATACTTCAAAACATGCTTCTACATGACCAAAATATATCTGAACAGAACATTTTTATTATCGCTAGCAGTGCTATTTATAAAATCAAAAATAGACCCGCGTTAGAGACCAAAGTCAAAAAAATGACGCATCATTCGCTCTATTTTATCAATGAAAAAGAGGAGAGCACGTTCGCTTTTTATGGCTCTGTTCCTAAAGCACAATGGCTGAGTGCTTCTATGATCGATATTGGTGGAGGAAACACAAAAGTAGCTTGGATGGATGCGCAAAATATCATTGATTTTTTTGAAATTCCACTCGGAACGGTTTCCTTAACCCAACAAGCAGACTTACGTGACACCAACACTTCCTTTGAAGAAAAATGTGTCAGTGTAATTCAGAATGAACTCTCGACACTTCAAAAGACTCACACAAAAGAGGCTCTCTACGCCAGTGGTGGTATTTTTTGGGCAACCGCTTATTTGAAAACCAATGGTCATTTAGAGTCGTTTGTTCGTTTAGAAAAAGCGGATTTTGAGAAGGTTGTCGCTCTCTTTTCGCATGAAGAACGCAAAGAGTGTAGTGAAGCTAATGCACAGTGCTTTTTGTTAGGCTATTATGGCGCTAAGAACTTGGTAGCAGGAGCCTTATTGGCAAAAGAAACCATCGATACAATGCAGTTTTTTGATCAAAAAGTCTATTTTGCAAAAGACGGTGCATGGGTCATTGGTTGGCTTTTAGTCCACACCCAATAA
- the selD gene encoding selenide, water dikinase SelD, whose amino-acid sequence MNNEAKLTKYVKAAGCAAKLGPGDLTEAIGGLSCTHENVLVGMDTSDDASVYYLDEERALVQTVDIITPVVDDPYVYGQIAAANSLSDVFAMGGEVATAMNIVGFDGCHQPRSVLKAILEGGQSKVVECGGIIIGGHTIEAPEMTYGMSVTGFVHPQKIYRNNTPRIGDVLILTKPLGMGILTTAIKADMLETQVIEKVASILATLNHKASRIMRQYDVSACTDVTGFGLFGHGYEMSFNRVTIAFELKNIPILEEARAMADMGIIPAGAYTNKSYLSSKVQAKVPHKDEIILYDAQTSGGLLIAVSQNDAPKLLHHLQSEGLTYSAIIAEILPLGEKPLFYM is encoded by the coding sequence ATGAATAACGAAGCAAAATTGACCAAATATGTCAAAGCTGCTGGTTGCGCTGCCAAGCTGGGTCCGGGAGACCTCACAGAAGCCATAGGCGGTCTTTCCTGCACGCATGAGAATGTTTTGGTTGGAATGGATACCAGTGACGATGCCAGTGTTTATTATCTTGATGAAGAACGCGCACTCGTACAAACGGTAGACATCATCACGCCTGTAGTCGATGATCCTTATGTGTACGGACAGATTGCAGCGGCAAACTCTTTGAGCGATGTCTTTGCGATGGGTGGCGAAGTTGCCACCGCGATGAATATCGTTGGATTTGATGGGTGTCATCAACCGCGTTCCGTTCTCAAAGCAATCTTAGAGGGTGGGCAGAGCAAAGTGGTCGAATGCGGTGGTATCATCATCGGAGGCCATACGATCGAAGCGCCTGAGATGACCTATGGCATGAGTGTCACAGGGTTTGTGCATCCACAGAAAATCTATCGCAACAACACACCACGCATTGGTGATGTGCTCATTTTGACCAAACCTCTGGGTATGGGCATCTTAACGACGGCGATTAAAGCGGATATGCTTGAGACTCAAGTGATTGAAAAAGTGGCGTCCATCCTTGCGACCCTCAATCACAAAGCCTCACGCATTATGCGCCAATACGACGTAAGTGCATGTACCGATGTAACGGGATTTGGTCTTTTTGGGCATGGGTATGAGATGAGTTTTAACCGTGTTACGATTGCTTTTGAGCTGAAAAATATTCCGATTTTAGAAGAAGCCAGAGCCATGGCGGATATGGGGATTATTCCTGCAGGTGCATATACGAACAAAAGTTATTTAAGCTCTAAAGTACAAGCCAAAGTGCCTCACAAAGATGAAATTATCTTGTACGATGCACAAACTTCTGGCGGACTTTTGATAGCGGTATCTCAAAATGATGCCCCCAAACTCTTGCATCATCTTCAGAGTGAAGGGTTAACGTACAGCGCTATTATCGCGGAAATTTTGCCTTTGGGTGAAAAACCACTGTTTTACATGTAA
- a CDS encoding diguanylate cyclase domain-containing protein, translating to MKQFLLEERNVTRYIIAAIVIFAMIIGFIIMALSSLRQEAIQTHRHIANLHAYTIEEHFSQILQHASITIDRIPLLSNESISEVALAPVFTELLHNAPYLRSLSLLNDEGVIVASSHELNIGKKVSIDNFLPIPFGETPLLRIGVPWSGRDFDNAHSSSIEKPIPSSEITFLPLLKKVFFEDTLYYVIANINIDYLTNRYTNTLPTDQGTVSLWRLDGTLLVSTNPQFYLGSSHYNMNHLQHVNEDFFTHLQKETHTLLDVFRLAKVFPFIVEIQTNEANTLGYWDKERQKILSIITLLITLTGVLTLALIVRYYNENSRQREQLSYEKQFRIAMEATQTGLWTWNLKTNQVTWDPQCFLLLGYQPNSFETPWDKIYELTYPDDANDMLSSIQDQILAQSIFLIERRMKAASGEWVWIQVRGKVIEFSELNEPLLLTGVYINIDTQKKVEQLHLSAVAFETQEAILITDVHEKILKVNEAFTRITGYSDNEILGATPRILHSGYHDKAFYQVMWKALLEEGFWQGELWNKRKNGEIYAEFITITAIRNDQGTITHFIANFNDITTNKVEQLKIQELAYYDPLTRLANRRLLEESLHKTLKHCLYENHLGALLFIDLDYFKELNDTFGHDAGDMLLIQTAARLKETIRESDLVARLGGDEFIVLLKDIGKQHGSANHLTENIAHKILSLLCQPYALAHGNYQLGASIGCTIFGNDPKKDSTMLLKEADLAMYQAKEKGRNQVCFYETSS from the coding sequence ATGAAACAGTTTTTATTAGAGGAGAGAAATGTCACTCGGTATATTATCGCAGCGATTGTCATTTTTGCGATGATTATTGGGTTTATCATTATGGCACTCTCTAGTTTACGCCAAGAAGCCATCCAAACACATCGTCATATTGCCAATCTTCATGCCTACACAATTGAAGAACATTTTTCTCAAATCCTTCAACATGCGAGTATAACAATAGATCGTATCCCACTTTTAAGTAATGAATCAATTTCCGAGGTTGCTCTTGCCCCTGTTTTTACTGAACTTTTGCATAATGCTCCCTATTTACGCTCACTCTCACTTTTAAATGACGAAGGTGTTATCGTAGCAAGTTCTCATGAACTTAATATTGGCAAGAAAGTATCCATAGACAATTTTTTGCCTATTCCTTTTGGAGAAACACCCTTACTACGCATCGGTGTTCCATGGTCTGGAAGAGATTTTGATAATGCCCATTCGAGTAGTATTGAAAAACCTATACCTTCTTCAGAAATAACTTTTTTACCCCTACTCAAAAAAGTTTTTTTCGAAGACACGCTGTATTACGTTATCGCTAACATCAATATTGATTATCTTACCAATCGCTATACAAATACCCTACCCACAGATCAAGGCACCGTCTCTTTGTGGAGACTAGATGGCACTCTTTTAGTCTCAACCAATCCACAATTTTACCTTGGATCTTCACACTACAACATGAACCATCTGCAACACGTCAACGAGGACTTTTTTACCCATCTACAAAAGGAAACCCATACTCTTTTAGATGTTTTTCGTCTCGCCAAAGTTTTTCCTTTTATTGTAGAAATTCAAACGAATGAAGCTAATACCCTTGGTTATTGGGATAAAGAACGTCAAAAGATACTAAGTATCATCACGCTTCTCATTACCCTTACAGGGGTACTGACGTTGGCATTGATTGTGCGTTATTACAATGAAAACAGCCGCCAAAGAGAACAACTCTCCTATGAAAAACAATTCCGCATTGCCATGGAAGCAACACAAACAGGTCTTTGGACATGGAATTTAAAGACAAATCAAGTCACGTGGGATCCACAATGTTTTTTACTCCTTGGTTATCAGCCCAACTCTTTTGAAACGCCATGGGATAAAATCTATGAACTAACCTATCCTGATGATGCGAATGATATGCTATCTTCGATTCAAGATCAGATTCTTGCCCAATCAATCTTTTTAATTGAACGCCGAATGAAAGCGGCTTCTGGTGAGTGGGTCTGGATACAAGTAAGAGGTAAAGTCATTGAATTTTCAGAGCTAAATGAACCTTTACTGCTTACAGGTGTTTACATCAACATTGATACGCAGAAGAAAGTTGAGCAACTCCATCTTTCAGCCGTTGCGTTTGAAACGCAAGAGGCTATTCTTATCACCGATGTTCATGAAAAGATTTTAAAAGTCAATGAAGCTTTTACACGCATTACAGGCTATAGCGACAATGAGATCCTTGGGGCAACACCCCGAATTCTTCATTCAGGCTATCACGATAAAGCTTTTTATCAAGTGATGTGGAAAGCATTACTTGAAGAAGGTTTTTGGCAAGGTGAACTTTGGAATAAGCGAAAAAATGGCGAAATTTATGCAGAATTTATTACCATTACCGCTATTCGCAATGATCAAGGTACCATCACCCACTTTATCGCCAATTTTAACGATATAACCACCAATAAAGTAGAACAACTGAAAATTCAAGAACTGGCTTACTATGATCCTCTAACCCGTCTGGCAAACCGTCGCTTGCTAGAAGAATCTTTGCACAAAACCTTAAAACACTGTCTTTATGAGAACCATTTGGGAGCATTGCTCTTTATTGATTTGGATTATTTCAAAGAGCTCAATGATACCTTTGGGCACGATGCAGGAGATATGCTTCTGATTCAAACGGCAGCACGCCTTAAAGAGACAATCCGAGAGAGTGATCTTGTAGCACGCCTTGGCGGTGATGAGTTTATTGTCTTACTCAAAGATATTGGTAAACAACACGGTAGCGCTAATCATCTGACAGAAAATATTGCCCATAAAATTCTCTCACTTTTATGTCAGCCTTATGCTCTTGCCCATGGAAATTATCAACTGGGAGCAAGTATCGGATGTACTATTTTTGGAAATGATCCTAAAAAAGACAGTACGATGCTTCTCAAAGAGGCTGATCTTGCCATGTACCAAGCCAAAGAAAAAGGGCGCAATCAGGTTTGCTTTTATGAGACCTCTTCTTAA
- the yedF gene encoding sulfurtransferase-like selenium metabolism protein YedF — translation MKIDCSGLACPEPVLQTKKALETLPNDSVLEVIVNSLASKENVTRFAQNGGFDVRVQDLAEGKSLITIVKGFTCNVVADAKDEKFLDKTLFLKSDKVGEGELGAKLIVGFLKSTLELPKLPRRIVCVNQAVLLTTADESAPIMEVLKALEAKGVEIYSCGVCLEFFGVSDKLKVGKIGNAFGTIEMLFGGDGTISL, via the coding sequence ATGAAAATAGATTGTAGTGGCTTGGCATGTCCAGAGCCCGTTTTACAAACCAAAAAAGCGTTGGAAACACTCCCAAATGACTCTGTATTAGAGGTTATCGTCAATTCTTTAGCTTCCAAAGAAAACGTGACTCGTTTTGCACAAAATGGCGGATTTGATGTAAGAGTGCAAGATTTGGCGGAGGGTAAAAGTCTGATTACGATCGTCAAAGGCTTTACATGTAATGTTGTGGCTGATGCTAAAGATGAGAAGTTTTTAGACAAAACCTTGTTCCTTAAAAGCGATAAAGTCGGTGAGGGCGAACTGGGTGCAAAACTGATTGTAGGCTTTTTAAAGTCAACATTAGAACTTCCTAAACTGCCTCGTCGCATTGTCTGTGTCAATCAAGCCGTTCTTTTAACGACGGCAGATGAGAGTGCACCGATTATGGAAGTGCTCAAAGCGCTTGAAGCTAAAGGCGTTGAAATTTATTCCTGCGGTGTTTGTTTAGAATTTTTTGGTGTGAGCGACAAACTCAAAGTGGGTAAAATCGGTAATGCTTTTGGCACGATTGAGATGCTTTTTGGTGGAGATGGCACAATAAGTCTATAG
- a CDS encoding MarR family winged helix-turn-helix transcriptional regulator — MKETLNNTVGFRVAHAANHINQTINTLLSEYGIAPEQRILLEILTSCEKVNQTTLATLLNKSNTTISRTLDSLEKKELIVKKSVEGDKRANVIAVTPQGQALLEKTEACVMAFRNTLAQKLTDEERKTLFMLLEKLS; from the coding sequence ATGAAAGAAACACTCAACAATACGGTTGGCTTTAGAGTTGCACACGCCGCCAATCATATTAACCAAACCATCAATACCCTTTTAAGTGAATATGGCATTGCACCTGAACAGAGGATTTTACTTGAAATTCTTACCTCATGTGAAAAAGTTAACCAAACAACATTAGCAACACTTTTAAATAAAAGTAACACAACCATCAGCCGAACACTGGATTCACTGGAAAAAAAAGAGTTGATTGTTAAAAAATCGGTTGAAGGCGATAAGCGTGCCAATGTCATTGCTGTAACGCCACAAGGTCAAGCACTTTTAGAAAAAACGGAAGCCTGTGTAATGGCATTTCGAAATACTTTAGCCCAAAAGCTGACTGATGAAGAGCGAAAAACACTCTTCATGCTTCTTGAAAAACTCTCTTAA
- a CDS encoding sodium-dependent tyrosine transporter: MFVKLNDRVYLNADRITRIKIDEVQDGIRVRFYEGQNQVAKSQKFDSVEKASAWIEKIMNAK, translated from the coding sequence ATGTTTGTTAAACTAAACGATAGAGTTTACCTCAATGCCGATCGTATTACACGCATCAAAATTGATGAGGTGCAAGATGGTATTCGTGTTCGTTTTTACGAAGGTCAAAATCAAGTGGCAAAAAGTCAAAAATTTGACAGTGTAGAAAAAGCAAGTGCGTGGATTGAAAAAATAATGAATGCAAAATAA
- a CDS encoding MFS transporter — protein MSHIHSNNLAQKVTVFATFLAFMGMGVVDPILPDIAHHLGATSWQVELLFTTYIFMMALIMIPAGMLASKLGDKRVMALGLAIVAISALLCATAQNISMLALFRAGWGYGNAHFFATALILLIALSSDHHKAIGLFEGSIGFGIAAGPLLGGFVGQYSWRYPFLVTGALTVVAFLLVVIFVKNPKEKKSHKPAGIQELKALFHDAKFVKISLAAMLYYYGFFVVLAYSPLVIQMTPIEIGLLFFGWGFALALGSVVLSTQLERKWKAKEIIPVVLALFAIVLIAMMSVSSLTFMAIFIILSGLLSGINNSLLTTYVMESHFERNIISGGYNFLRWIGAAIAPIASGFIGETVGLKIPYLVAACLSLMALALIVHTNKKYPKTH, from the coding sequence ATGAGTCATATACACAGCAATAATCTCGCACAAAAAGTCACTGTTTTTGCAACTTTTCTCGCATTTATGGGCATGGGTGTGGTTGATCCCATTCTTCCTGACATCGCACACCATCTTGGTGCAACCAGCTGGCAAGTCGAACTTCTGTTTACAACGTACATTTTTATGATGGCACTGATTATGATTCCTGCGGGAATGCTTGCCAGTAAATTGGGGGACAAACGCGTCATGGCTTTGGGACTTGCCATTGTCGCAATTTCTGCCCTTTTGTGCGCAACGGCGCAAAATATCTCAATGTTAGCGCTTTTTCGAGCTGGCTGGGGATACGGTAATGCTCACTTTTTTGCAACCGCGCTCATTCTTCTCATTGCACTCTCCAGCGATCACCACAAAGCCATTGGCTTGTTTGAAGGTTCCATCGGATTTGGTATCGCAGCAGGTCCTCTTTTGGGAGGCTTTGTTGGTCAATACTCCTGGCGCTACCCTTTTTTAGTCACGGGTGCTTTAACCGTTGTCGCTTTTTTATTAGTGGTTATTTTTGTTAAAAATCCCAAAGAGAAAAAATCTCATAAACCCGCTGGCATCCAAGAGCTTAAAGCCTTATTTCACGATGCAAAATTCGTCAAAATTTCATTAGCAGCGATGCTCTATTACTATGGTTTTTTTGTGGTACTTGCGTATTCGCCCTTGGTGATTCAGATGACGCCTATTGAGATTGGACTCCTCTTTTTTGGATGGGGATTTGCACTGGCACTTGGTTCGGTGGTACTGAGTACACAGCTTGAACGAAAGTGGAAAGCCAAAGAGATCATTCCTGTTGTTTTGGCTCTTTTTGCCATAGTTTTGATAGCAATGATGTCCGTGAGTTCGCTAACGTTCATGGCAATTTTCATCATTTTAAGCGGTTTACTTTCAGGAATCAATAACTCTTTACTCACGACATACGTTATGGAATCACACTTTGAGCGCAATATTATCTCAGGTGGTTATAATTTTTTACGCTGGATTGGTGCGGCTATCGCTCCCATTGCATCAGGGTTTATCGGCGAAACAGTGGGACTTAAAATTCCTTATCTTGTCGCTGCCTGTTTATCGCTTATGGCATTAGCGCTTATTGTTCACACCAATAAAAAATACCCAAAAACACACTAA
- a CDS encoding DedA family protein: MEDFFISSMQEYGYIILFFWSILEGESGLVMAGLFSHTGDMQLFIAIFVAGLGGFAGDQIYFYIGRFNKSYVHRTLKKQRRKFALAHLLLKKHGWPIIFLQRYLYGLRTIIPIAIGLTGYSAKKYAVINLFAAWCWAALIIIPVWYFGNEILGVIKWAKTHWYYALPLVGLLIGVAYYYIHTITEKTLKTKVDQK, encoded by the coding sequence ATGGAAGACTTTTTTATCTCAAGTATGCAAGAGTATGGGTACATTATTCTTTTTTTCTGGAGTATTTTAGAAGGTGAAAGTGGTCTGGTAATGGCTGGACTTTTTAGCCATACAGGAGACATGCAACTTTTTATCGCTATCTTTGTAGCAGGACTGGGTGGTTTTGCAGGAGATCAGATCTATTTTTACATTGGAAGATTTAATAAAAGTTATGTGCATCGCACGCTCAAAAAGCAACGACGCAAATTTGCATTAGCGCATCTCCTGCTTAAAAAGCATGGTTGGCCGATCATTTTTTTACAGCGCTACTTGTACGGGCTTCGCACAATCATTCCTATTGCCATCGGACTAACTGGATACAGCGCTAAAAAATATGCTGTGATCAACCTGTTTGCGGCATGGTGCTGGGCAGCATTGATTATTATCCCAGTGTGGTACTTCGGAAATGAAATTTTAGGTGTCATTAAATGGGCAAAAACACACTGGTACTACGCGCTTCCTCTTGTTGGATTACTCATTGGTGTGGCATACTACTACATTCATACGATCACAGAAAAAACATTAAAAACAAAAGTAGATCAAAAGTAG
- a CDS encoding YccF domain-containing protein gives MRSIGNFLWFILGGVFMGLCWWIVGIFAFITIIGIPWAKACFIIGQFTFFPFGKEAISRKELLHKDDIGTSSFGVVGNVIWFLFAGIWLALGHVFSAIACFASIIGIPFGIQHLKLAAISLFPIGQTIVDKEVAAAARNFNAEQIAASMRHKN, from the coding sequence ATGCGTTCAATCGGCAACTTTTTATGGTTTATTTTAGGTGGCGTTTTTATGGGACTCTGCTGGTGGATTGTAGGAATATTCGCATTTATCACTATTATCGGCATTCCGTGGGCAAAAGCCTGTTTTATCATCGGTCAATTTACCTTTTTTCCATTTGGCAAAGAAGCCATCAGTCGTAAAGAGCTCCTGCACAAAGACGATATTGGAACCAGTTCCTTTGGGGTCGTGGGTAACGTTATTTGGTTTCTCTTTGCAGGTATTTGGCTTGCTCTTGGTCATGTTTTCTCTGCGATTGCATGTTTTGCCTCGATTATTGGTATTCCTTTTGGCATCCAACACCTCAAACTTGCCGCTATCTCGCTCTTTCCCATTGGTCAAACCATCGTTGATAAAGAGGTTGCAGCAGCCGCTCGAAATTTTAATGCAGAACAAATAGCCGCTTCCATGCGACACAAGAATTAA
- a CDS encoding DUF4337 domain-containing protein — MESNAIEEHLKQVEEAIAEVEHKEEEVEGWLSYISLSTAIIAIVTALVGLYESQITSKTILTKNEAVLYQSQASDQWNFYQAKSVKAHIYTVNAEIYPDKAEDFKKKVAVYKKEQEEIKAEAERIEGLKELRNEQSDHYYHIHHILSFAITFLQISIALASISALTRNKKFWMGSLVLSGIGAIIAGYCLVL; from the coding sequence ATGGAAAGTAATGCCATTGAAGAACATTTAAAACAAGTTGAGGAAGCTATTGCTGAGGTAGAACATAAAGAGGAAGAAGTAGAAGGTTGGCTTTCGTATATTTCGCTGAGTACGGCCATTATTGCCATTGTGACAGCCCTCGTTGGTTTGTATGAATCACAAATTACATCGAAAACGATCCTTACCAAAAATGAAGCGGTACTCTACCAAAGTCAAGCATCTGATCAGTGGAATTTTTATCAAGCTAAAAGTGTAAAAGCCCATATTTACACAGTTAATGCGGAAATTTATCCTGATAAAGCAGAAGATTTTAAGAAAAAAGTCGCGGTCTACAAAAAAGAACAAGAAGAGATTAAAGCCGAAGCGGAGCGTATTGAAGGACTGAAAGAATTACGGAATGAGCAGAGTGATCACTACTATCACATTCATCACATTCTTAGCTTTGCAATTACCTTTTTACAAATTTCGATTGCGCTTGCCTCTATTTCAGCACTCACTCGCAATAAAAAGTTTTGGATGGGCTCTTTAGTCTTAAGCGGTATTGGCGCTATTATCGCAGGCTACTGCCTTGTCCTTTAA